One Oryza glaberrima chromosome 11, OglaRS2, whole genome shotgun sequence genomic region harbors:
- the LOC127754811 gene encoding putative calmodulin-like protein 2 isoform X1: MDHLTKEQIAEFREAFNLFDKDGDGTITSKELGTVMGSLGQSPTEAELKKMVEEVDADGSGSIEFEEFLGLLARKLRDTGAEDDIREAFRVFDKDQNGFITPDELRHVMANLGDPLSDDELADMLHEADSDGDGQINYNEFLKVMMAKRRQNMMEGHGSGGHRSSNSHKKSGCCGPNSSCTIL; the protein is encoded by the exons ATGGACCATCTGACAAAGGAGCAGATCGCTGAGTTCCGGGAGGCATTCAACCTGTTCGACAAAGATGGAGACG GGACGATCACGAGCAAGGAGCTAGGGACGGTGATGGGGTCGCTGGGGCAGTCGCCGACGGAGGCGGAGCTGAAGAagatggtggaggaggtggacgcggacggcagcggcagcatcgAGTTCGAGGAGTTCCTGGGCCTCCTCGCCCGCAAGCTCCGCGACACCGGCGCCGAGGACGACATCCGCGAGGCCTTCCGCGTCTTCGACAAGGACCAGAACGGCTTCATCACCCCCGACGAGCTCCGCCACGTCATGGCCAACCTCGGCGACCCCCTctccgacgacgagctcgccgacATGCTCCACGAGGCCGactccgacggcgacggccagaTCAACTACAACGAGTTCCTCAAGGTCATGATGGCAAA GCGAAGGCAGAATATGATGGAGGGACATGGAAGTGGAGGCCATCGGTCAAGTAACTCCCACAAGAAATCCGGCTGCTGCGGCCCGAATTCCTCATGTACCATCCTCTGA
- the LOC127754810 gene encoding CBL-interacting protein kinase 32-like, whose translation MSTTKVKRRVGKYELGRTIGEGTFAKVKFARDTETGDPVAIKILDKEKVLKHKMVEQIKREISTMKLIKHPNVVRIYEVMGSKTNIYIVLEYVTGGELFDTIVNHGRMREDEARRYFQQLINAVDYCHSRGVYHRDLKPENLLLDSYGNLKVSDFGLSALSQQIKDDGLLHTTCGTPNYVAPEVLEDQGYDGAMADLWSCGVILFVLLAGYLPFEDSNLMTLYKKISNAEFTFPPWTSFPAKRLLTRILDPNPMTRITIPEILEDEWFKKGYKRPEFDEKYDTTLDDVDAVFNDSEEHHVTEKKEEPEALNAFELISMSAGLNLGNLFDSEQEFKRETRFTSKCPPKEIVRKIEEAAKPLGFDVQKKNYKLRLEKVKAGRKGNLNVATEILQVAPSLHMVEVRKAKGDTLEFHKFYKNLSRTLKDVVWKSDDLQNQLS comes from the exons ATGAGTACAACCAAAGTGAAGAGACGTGTGGGAAAGTATGAGCTAGGAAGAACAATCGGAGAGGGCACATTCGCGAAGGTCAAGTTCGCGAGGGATACCGAGACCGGTGATCCAGTAGCCATCAAGATCCTAGATAAGGAGAAAGTTCTCAAGCATAAGATGGTCGAACAG ATTAAAAGGGAAATTTCGACAATGAAGTTGATTAAGCACCCAAATGTTGTCCGTATATATGAG GTGATGGGAAGCAAGACAAATATCTACATTGTTTTAGAATATGTTACCGGTGGTGAGCTCTTTGATACAATT GTTAACCATGGTCGTATGAGGGAAGATGAGGCAAGAAGGTACTTccaacaattaattaatgctGTTGATTATTGTCATAGCAGGGGTGTGTACCACAGGGACTTAAAA CCAGAAAATTTACTACTAGATTCATATGGGAATCTGAAGGTCTCTGATTTTGGGCTGAGTGCACTTTCTCAGCAAATTAAG GATGATGGTTTGCTGCACACAACCTGCGGGACACCAAATTATGTTGCACCGGAG GTCCTTGAAGATCAAGGATATGATGGAGCAATGGCAGATTTGTGGTCATGTGGTGTTATCCTGTTTGTTCTGCTAGCAGGGTATTTGCCTTTTGAGGACTCTAATCTTATGACGTTGTATAAGAAA ATATCAAATGCAGAGTTTACGTTTCCACCTTGGACGTCTTTTCCTGCCAAGAGGTTGTTAACAAGAATCCTTGATCCAAACCCAATGACG AGAATAACAATTCCAGAAATATTAGAGGATGAATGGTTCAAAAAGGGCTACAAACGCCCAGAGTTTGACGAAAAATATGACACAACATTGGATGATGTTGATGCTGTCTTCAATGACTCTGAA GAGCACCATGTgacagaaaagaaagaagaaccAGAAGCTCTCAATGCATTTGAACTGATTTCAATGTCAGCAGGCCTCAATCTTGGGAATTTGTTTGACTCAGAGCAG GAATTCAAAAGAGAAACAAGGTTCACATCAAAATGTCCACCAAAAGAAATTGTCCGCAAGATTGAGGAAGCCGCAAAACCTCTAGGATTTGATGTTCAGAAGAAAAATTACAAG TTAAGGCTGGAAAAGGTAAAAGCagggagaaaaggaaatctcaATGTTGCTACTGAG ATACTGCAGGTTGCACCCTCTCTTCATATGGTTGAAGTACGAAAAGCAAAAGGCGACACCCTCGAATTTCATAAG TTCTACAAGAACCTCTCCAGAACCTTAAAGGATGTTGTTTGGAAATCAGATGatcttcaaaatcaactttccTAG
- the LOC127754809 gene encoding protein HEAT STRESS TOLERANT DWD 1-like, with product MGRKIKVKKKKASSKKAEASSSRVPSAPAKVWQPGVDTLEEGEELQFDPQAYNYLRGFNIGWPCLSFDVVRDQLGLVRSEFPHTLYGVAGTQAERATWNYIGIFKICNINGKKREPIPASTIDGDSDMDSESSSDEEDEAVNEDTMPILHLKKVAHAGCVNRIRSMNQEPHICATWGDTGHVQVWDFSSFLNSLAESGAVAHNEDDRIHNHVPVKIFGGHKDEGYAIDWSPLVTGRLVSGDCNKCIHLWEPTSNSWNVDTNPFVGHTASVEDLQWSPTEADIFASCSADRTISIWDIRTGKKPCISVRAHNADVNVISWNRLASCMIASGCDDGSFSIRDLRLIKDDSLVAHFEYHKHPITSVEWSPHEPSTLAVSSADHQLTIWDLSLEKDAEEEAEFRARMREQADAPEDLPPQLLFVHQGQKDLKELHWHPQIPSMIISTAADGFNMLMPSNIDTTIREADA from the exons aTGGGTCGCAAGATCAAagtcaagaagaagaaggcatCGAGCAAG AAAGCCGAAGCTTCATCGTCTAGGGTGCCTTCTGCCCCAGCCAAG GTATGGCAACCTGGCGTGGATACACTGGAAGAGGGGGAGGAGCTCCAGTTCGATCCTCAGGCTTACAATTATCTCCGAGGGTTTAACATTGGCTGGCCATGCTTGAG TTTTGATGTTGTGCGGGATCAACTTGGCCTTGTGCGATCTGAATTCCCACATACATTATATGGCGTCGCTGGAACTCAG GCCGAGAGGGCTACATGGAATTATATCGGCATTTTCAAGATTTGCAACATAAACGGGAAGAAGCGGGAACCTATACCAGCATCAACAATTGATGGCGACAGTGATATGGATAGTGAAAGTAGTagtgatgaagaagatgaagcagtTAATGAAGATACAATGCCCATTTTACAT CTAAAAAAGGTGGCTCATGCGGGGTGTGTAAATCGTATTCGCTCTATGAATCAGGAACCACATATATGTGCAACATGGGGAGACACAGGTCATGTTCAG GTGTGGGACTTCAGCTCCTTCCTTAATTCGTTAGCAGAGTCTGGAGCAGTTGCACACAACGAAGACGACAGAATCCATAATCACGTACCTGTGAAAATATTTGGTGGCCATAAAGATGAAGGCTATGCAATTGATTGGAGTCCGCTTGTTACTGGAAGACTTGTTTCTG GTGATTGCAATAAATGCATCCACCTCTGGGAGCCAACTTCAAACAGTTGGAATGTCGATACAAATCCATTTGTAGGACACACTGCAAGTGTTGAAGATTTGCAG TGGAGTCCCACAGAAGCCGACATATTTGCCTCTTGTTCAGCCGACAGAACAATATCTATCTGGGATATACGGACAGGGAAGAAACCTTGTATTTCTGTTAGGGCTCACAATGCTGACGTGAATGTCATCTCATGGAACCG GCTTGCTAGCTGTATGATAGCTTCAGGATGCGATGATGGAAGTTTCTCAATTCGTGATCTTAGATTAATCAAG GATGACTCCTTGGTCGCCCATTTTGAATACCACAAGCACCCAATTACATCTGTGGAATGGAGCCCACATGAACCGTCAACACTAGCTGTATCATCAGCTGACCATCAACTGAC AATTTGGGATCTTTCATTGGAAAAAGATGCTGAAGAGGAGGCAGAGTTCAGGGCAAGGATGAGAGAACAGGCTGATGCCCCTGAAGATTTACCCCCACAACTTCTCTTTGTTCATCAG GGCCAGAAGGACTTGAAAGAATTGCACTGGCACCCACAGATACCTAGTATGATCATATCTACGGCAGCTGATGGATTCAATATGTTGATGCCCAGCAACATCGATACAACCATTCGAGAAGCTGACGCATAG
- the LOC127755379 gene encoding protein ZINC INDUCED FACILITATOR 1-like isoform X1 — MSEEAPPSPVMRPVFYDGCPGCAMERKLESSQGIPYKEFFFVGITTIASSLPISSLFPFLYFMIEDLHVAKKEQDIGLYAGFLGASYMIGRCFASLFWGVVADRIGRKPIIKFSILSVVIFNTLFGLSVKYWMAIATRFLLGALNGMLAPIKAYSIEVCRPEHQALGLSIVSTGWGIGLVVGPAIGGYFAQPAKQYPNVFSEKSIFGRFPYFLPCLCISLIALVVLISCIWLPETLHKHKNTEGEIEMIDNSRSTLEEDSHKQKSLYKNWPLISSIIAYCVFTLHDTAYSEIFSLWAVSEKRYGGLSFSSKEVGQVLAVAGAGLLVYQLFIYRSVHKFLGSINSSRIASALSVPILATYPFMTHLSGFRLGIALYLGTILKGVLSITIITGTSLLQNNAVSQSQRGAANGISTTAMSFFKAIAPAGAGALFSWAQERQNEAFFPGDQMIFFILNVIELIGLALTFKPFLAIPN; from the exons ATGAGTGAGGAGGCACCGCCATCGCCCGTGATGAGGCCGGTGTTCTACGATGGCTGCCCCGGCTGCGCCATGGAACGGAAGCTGGAGAGCAGCCAAGGCATCCCCTACAAGGAGTTCTTCTTTGTTGGGATCACCACCATTGCCTCTT CTTTACCAATATCCTCGTTGTTCCCATTCCTCTACTTCATG ATAGAAGATCTGCATGTGGCAAAAAAGGAACAAGATATTGGATTATACGCTGGATTTCTTG GTGCATCATATATGATCGGTAGATGTTTTGCCTCACTCTTTTGGGGTGTAGTTGCAGATCGTATAGGGAGGAAGCCTATcattaaattttctattttatcagt GGTCATATTCAACACTCTGTTCGGATTAAGTGTGAAGTATTGGATGGCAATCGCCACAAGATTCCTTCTTGGTGCTCTAAATGGCATGCTGGCCCCAATAAAG GCTTATTCCATTGAAGTTTGTCGACCTGAACATCAAGCTCTAGGATTATCAATA GTAAGCACTGGTTGGGGCATAGGGCTTGTTGTGGGTCCAGCCATTGGAGGCTACTTTGCACAG cCTGCTAAGCAATATCCAAATGTATTTTCCGAGAAGTCAATATTTGGGAG GTTCCCATACTTCTTGCCATGCCTTTGTATCTCACTTATTGCTCTTGTTGTTCTTATAAGCTGCATATGGCTACCG GAGACACTTCATAAGCATAAAAATACTGAAGgtgaaattgaaatgattgACAACTCAAGAAGTACACTTGAAGAAGATTCACATAAACAGAAGAGCCTCTACAAGAACTGGCCATTGATATCCTCTATTATTGCATATTGTGTTTTCACCCTTCATGATACAGCATATAGTGAG aTATTTTCCTTATGGGCTGTAAGTGAGAAAAGATATGGTGGGTTAAGTTTTTCGTCTAAAGAAGTTGGTCAAGTTCTTGCAGTCGCAG GTGCTGGTCTACTTGTGTATCAGCTTTTCATCTATAGATCGGTCCATAAATTTCTTGGATCCATCAATTCATCTCGTATTGCATCA GCTTTATCTGTACCAATTCTCGCTACTTATCCCTTTATGACACACTTGTCAGGGTTTAGACTTGGAATAGCTCTTTACCTTGGAACAATTTTAAAGGGTGTTTTATCA ATAACTATCATAACGGGCACTTCCCTACTCCAAAATAATGCGGTT TCACAAAGTCAAAGAGGTGCTGCAAATGGCATATCTACGACGGCAATGTCATTCTTCAAGGCAATTGCtccagcaggagcaggagctcT GTTCTCTTGGGCCCAAGAACGCCAAAATGAAGCCTTCTTCCCAG GGGATCAAATGATATTCTTTATTCTGAATGTGATTGAATTAATTGGACTTGCGTTGACCTTCAAGCCGTTTCTGGCAATACCAAATTAA
- the LOC127755379 gene encoding protein ZINC INDUCED FACILITATOR-LIKE 1-like isoform X2 — protein MSEEAPPSPVMRPVFYDGCPGCAMERKLESSQGIPYKEFFFVGITTIASSLPISSLFPFLYFMIEDLHVAKKEQDIGLYAGFLGASYMIGRCFASLFWGVVADRIGRKPIIKFSILSVVIFNTLFGLSVKYWMAIATRFLLGALNGMLAPIKAYSIEVCRPEHQALGLSIVSTGWGIGLVVGPAIGGYFAQPAKQYPNVFSEKSIFGRFPYFLPCLCISLIALVVLISCIWLPETLHKHKNTEGEIEMIDNSRSTLEEDSHKQKSLYKNWPLISSIIAYCVFTLHDTAYSEIFSLWAVSEKRYGGLSFSSKEVGQVLAVAGAGLLVYQLFIYRSVHKFLGSINSSRIASALSVPILATYPFMTHLSGFRLGIALYLGTILKGVLSITIITGTSLLQNNAVSQSQRGAANGISTTAMSFFKAIAPAGAGALFSWAQERQNEAFFPGDQMIFFILNVIELIGLALTFKPFLAIPNHYSGHGTLVPPFHRDAEQPARTDDDGILLSGCQTDETSADVPGDDEVAAGGKACGAFSNAIQTVLASHPAPVSNRQLVSMARAVLSDQGFEQHPCLYCSDANAETPFLWQEEDKKKTVTAAAEQAMSAL, from the exons ATGAGTGAGGAGGCACCGCCATCGCCCGTGATGAGGCCGGTGTTCTACGATGGCTGCCCCGGCTGCGCCATGGAACGGAAGCTGGAGAGCAGCCAAGGCATCCCCTACAAGGAGTTCTTCTTTGTTGGGATCACCACCATTGCCTCTT CTTTACCAATATCCTCGTTGTTCCCATTCCTCTACTTCATG ATAGAAGATCTGCATGTGGCAAAAAAGGAACAAGATATTGGATTATACGCTGGATTTCTTG GTGCATCATATATGATCGGTAGATGTTTTGCCTCACTCTTTTGGGGTGTAGTTGCAGATCGTATAGGGAGGAAGCCTATcattaaattttctattttatcagt GGTCATATTCAACACTCTGTTCGGATTAAGTGTGAAGTATTGGATGGCAATCGCCACAAGATTCCTTCTTGGTGCTCTAAATGGCATGCTGGCCCCAATAAAG GCTTATTCCATTGAAGTTTGTCGACCTGAACATCAAGCTCTAGGATTATCAATA GTAAGCACTGGTTGGGGCATAGGGCTTGTTGTGGGTCCAGCCATTGGAGGCTACTTTGCACAG cCTGCTAAGCAATATCCAAATGTATTTTCCGAGAAGTCAATATTTGGGAG GTTCCCATACTTCTTGCCATGCCTTTGTATCTCACTTATTGCTCTTGTTGTTCTTATAAGCTGCATATGGCTACCG GAGACACTTCATAAGCATAAAAATACTGAAGgtgaaattgaaatgattgACAACTCAAGAAGTACACTTGAAGAAGATTCACATAAACAGAAGAGCCTCTACAAGAACTGGCCATTGATATCCTCTATTATTGCATATTGTGTTTTCACCCTTCATGATACAGCATATAGTGAG aTATTTTCCTTATGGGCTGTAAGTGAGAAAAGATATGGTGGGTTAAGTTTTTCGTCTAAAGAAGTTGGTCAAGTTCTTGCAGTCGCAG GTGCTGGTCTACTTGTGTATCAGCTTTTCATCTATAGATCGGTCCATAAATTTCTTGGATCCATCAATTCATCTCGTATTGCATCA GCTTTATCTGTACCAATTCTCGCTACTTATCCCTTTATGACACACTTGTCAGGGTTTAGACTTGGAATAGCTCTTTACCTTGGAACAATTTTAAAGGGTGTTTTATCA ATAACTATCATAACGGGCACTTCCCTACTCCAAAATAATGCGGTT TCACAAAGTCAAAGAGGTGCTGCAAATGGCATATCTACGACGGCAATGTCATTCTTCAAGGCAATTGCtccagcaggagcaggagctcT GTTCTCTTGGGCCCAAGAACGCCAAAATGAAGCCTTCTTCCCAG GGGATCAAATGATATTCTTTATTCTGAATGTGATTGAATTAATTGGACTTGCGTTGACCTTCAAGCCGTTTCTGGCAATACCAAA CCACTACAGCGGCCACGGCACGCTCGTCCCGCCG TTCCACCGCGACGCCGAACAGCCGGCGcgcaccgacgacgacggcatcCTGCTGAGCGGGTGCCAGACGGACGAGACGTCGGCGGACGTGCCGGGGGAcgacgaggtggcggcgggcggcaagGCGTGCGGCGCGTTCAGCAACGCGATACAGACCGTGCTGGCGTCGCACCCGGCGCCGGTGAGCAACCGGCAGCTGGTGAGCATGGCCAGGGCGGTGCTGAGCGATCAGGGGTTCGAGCAGCACCCGTGCCTCTACTGCAGCGACGCCAACGCCGAGACGCCATTCCTGTGGCAAGAGGAGGACAAGAAGAAGACGGTtaccgcggcggcggagcaggccaTGTCGGCGCTCTGA
- the LOC127754811 gene encoding putative calmodulin-like protein 2 isoform X2, with product MDHLTKEQIAEFREAFNLFDKDGDGTITSKELGTVMGSLGQSPTEAELKKMVEEVDADGSGSIEFEEFLGLLARKLRDTGAEDDIREAFRVFDKDQNGFITPDELRHVMANLGDPLSDDELADMLHEADSDGDGQINYNEFLKAKAEYDGGTWKWRPSVK from the exons ATGGACCATCTGACAAAGGAGCAGATCGCTGAGTTCCGGGAGGCATTCAACCTGTTCGACAAAGATGGAGACG GGACGATCACGAGCAAGGAGCTAGGGACGGTGATGGGGTCGCTGGGGCAGTCGCCGACGGAGGCGGAGCTGAAGAagatggtggaggaggtggacgcggacggcagcggcagcatcgAGTTCGAGGAGTTCCTGGGCCTCCTCGCCCGCAAGCTCCGCGACACCGGCGCCGAGGACGACATCCGCGAGGCCTTCCGCGTCTTCGACAAGGACCAGAACGGCTTCATCACCCCCGACGAGCTCCGCCACGTCATGGCCAACCTCGGCGACCCCCTctccgacgacgagctcgccgacATGCTCCACGAGGCCGactccgacggcgacggccagaTCAACTACAACGAGTTCCTCAAG GCGAAGGCAGAATATGATGGAGGGACATGGAAGTGGAGGCCATCGGTCAAGTAA
- the LOC127753837 gene encoding protein ZINC INDUCED FACILITATOR-LIKE 1-like isoform X1 gives MAEPPATKVYHDGCPGCAMEQRKEEHKGIPYKEFLFVAITTLASSLPISSLFPFLYFMVSLISMHSIQFHETYILQKILNAFPSLQQIRDLHIARTEEDIGFYAGFLGASYMIGRGFASILWGMVADRIGRKPVIIFSIFAVIVLNTLFGLSVKYWMAVTTRFLLGALNGLLAPIKAYSIEVCRAEHQALGLSIVSTAWGIGLVVGPAIGGYLAQPVKQYPHLFHEKSIFGRFPYLLPCLCISLFALLVLISCIWLPETLHKHKGLETGVEAAEASTTQGSAESHKKSLFRNWPLMSSIITYCVFSLHDTAYSEIFSLWTVSDRKYGGLSFSSKDVGQVLAVAGASLLVYQLFIYRWVDKILGPINSTRIASVLSIPIIAAYPFMTHLSGIRLGVALYSAAMIKSVLAITIITGTSLLQNKAVPQGQRGAANGIATTAMSLFKAVAPAGAGVLFSWAQKRQHAAFFPGDQMVFLLLNLTEVIGLMLTFKPFLAVPQQYK, from the exons ATGGCTGAGCCGCCGGCGACCAAGGTATACCACGATGGCTGCCCCGGCTGCGCCATGGAGCAGAGGAAGGAGGAGCACAAGGGCATTCCCTACAAGGAGTTCCTCTTCGTTGCCATCACCACCCTCGCCTCCT CTCTGCCAATCTCTTCCTTGTTCCCCTTCTTGTACTTCATGGTAAGTTTAATCTCCATGCATTCCATTCAATTTcatgaaacatatattttgcaAAAGATACTAAATGCATTCCCTTCTTTACAACAGATAAGGGATTTGCATATTGCTCGGACAGAGGAAGATATTGGATTCTATGCTGGATTTCTTG GCGCATCATATATGATCGGTCGAGGTTTTGCATCAATCTTGTGGGGTATGGTAGCGGATCGTATTGGCCGAAAGCCTGTCATTATCTTTTCCATTTTTGCAGT CATTGTGCTCAATACTTTGTTTGGATTAAGTGTGAAGTACTGGATGGCTGTTACCACGAGATTTCTTCTTGGTGCTCTGAATGGATTGCTTGCACCAATAAAG GCTTACTCTATCGAAGTTTGCCGAGCTGAACATCAAGCTCTGGGCCTATCAATT GTGAGCACAGCATGGGGAATAGGTCTTGTAGTTGGTCCAGCAATTGGAGGCTACCTCGCGCAG CCTGTCAAACAATATCCTCATCTTTTTCATGAAAAGTCAATATTTGGGAG ATTTCCATACCTTCTACCCTGTCTTTGTATATCACTTTTTGCTCTCTTGGTCCTCATAAGCTGTATATGGCTACCG GAGACCCTACATAAGCATAAAGGCCTTGAAACAGGAGTGGAGGCAGCTGAAGCTTCTACTACTCAAGGAAGTGCAGAATCACATAAGAAAAGTTTATTCAGAAATTGGCCATTGATGTCATCTATCATCACATATTGTGTCTTCTCCCTTCACGACACCGCATATAGCGAG ATATTTTCTCTGTGGACTGTAAGTGATAGAAAATATGGTGGACTCAGCTTTTCATCTAAAGATGTTGGGCAAGTTCTTGCAGTGGCAG GTGCCAGCCTTCTTGTATATCAACTTTTTATCTACCGTTGGGTTGATAAAATTCTTGGACCTATCAACTCAACCCGCATTGCGTCG GTACTATCTATACCGATTATTGCTGCTTATCCCTTTATGACGCACTTATCAGGAATAAGACTTGGTGTAGCCCTCTATAGTGCAGCAATGATCAAAAGTGTTCTTGCT ATAACTATAATTACGGGCACTTCTCTTCTACAAAACAAAGCAGTG CCACAAGGGCAACGGGGTGCTGCAAACGGAATAGCTACAACGGCCATGTCCTTGTTCAAGGCTGTTGCACCAGCTGGCGCAGGTGTTCT GTTCTCTTGGGCACAAAAGCGACAGCATGCAGCATTTTTTCCAG GTGATCAGATGGTGTTTCTTTTACTGAACCTGACTGAGGTCATTGGACTCATGTTGACCTTCAAACCTTTCTTGGCGGTTCCTCAACAATACAAATAG
- the LOC127753837 gene encoding protein ZINC INDUCED FACILITATOR-LIKE 1-like isoform X2 produces the protein MAEPPATKVYHDGCPGCAMEQRKEEHKGIPYKEFLFVAITTLASSLPISSLFPFLYFMIRDLHIARTEEDIGFYAGFLGASYMIGRGFASILWGMVADRIGRKPVIIFSIFAVIVLNTLFGLSVKYWMAVTTRFLLGALNGLLAPIKAYSIEVCRAEHQALGLSIVSTAWGIGLVVGPAIGGYLAQPVKQYPHLFHEKSIFGRFPYLLPCLCISLFALLVLISCIWLPETLHKHKGLETGVEAAEASTTQGSAESHKKSLFRNWPLMSSIITYCVFSLHDTAYSEIFSLWTVSDRKYGGLSFSSKDVGQVLAVAGASLLVYQLFIYRWVDKILGPINSTRIASVLSIPIIAAYPFMTHLSGIRLGVALYSAAMIKSVLAITIITGTSLLQNKAVPQGQRGAANGIATTAMSLFKAVAPAGAGVLFSWAQKRQHAAFFPGDQMVFLLLNLTEVIGLMLTFKPFLAVPQQYK, from the exons ATGGCTGAGCCGCCGGCGACCAAGGTATACCACGATGGCTGCCCCGGCTGCGCCATGGAGCAGAGGAAGGAGGAGCACAAGGGCATTCCCTACAAGGAGTTCCTCTTCGTTGCCATCACCACCCTCGCCTCCT CTCTGCCAATCTCTTCCTTGTTCCCCTTCTTGTACTTCATG ATAAGGGATTTGCATATTGCTCGGACAGAGGAAGATATTGGATTCTATGCTGGATTTCTTG GCGCATCATATATGATCGGTCGAGGTTTTGCATCAATCTTGTGGGGTATGGTAGCGGATCGTATTGGCCGAAAGCCTGTCATTATCTTTTCCATTTTTGCAGT CATTGTGCTCAATACTTTGTTTGGATTAAGTGTGAAGTACTGGATGGCTGTTACCACGAGATTTCTTCTTGGTGCTCTGAATGGATTGCTTGCACCAATAAAG GCTTACTCTATCGAAGTTTGCCGAGCTGAACATCAAGCTCTGGGCCTATCAATT GTGAGCACAGCATGGGGAATAGGTCTTGTAGTTGGTCCAGCAATTGGAGGCTACCTCGCGCAG CCTGTCAAACAATATCCTCATCTTTTTCATGAAAAGTCAATATTTGGGAG ATTTCCATACCTTCTACCCTGTCTTTGTATATCACTTTTTGCTCTCTTGGTCCTCATAAGCTGTATATGGCTACCG GAGACCCTACATAAGCATAAAGGCCTTGAAACAGGAGTGGAGGCAGCTGAAGCTTCTACTACTCAAGGAAGTGCAGAATCACATAAGAAAAGTTTATTCAGAAATTGGCCATTGATGTCATCTATCATCACATATTGTGTCTTCTCCCTTCACGACACCGCATATAGCGAG ATATTTTCTCTGTGGACTGTAAGTGATAGAAAATATGGTGGACTCAGCTTTTCATCTAAAGATGTTGGGCAAGTTCTTGCAGTGGCAG GTGCCAGCCTTCTTGTATATCAACTTTTTATCTACCGTTGGGTTGATAAAATTCTTGGACCTATCAACTCAACCCGCATTGCGTCG GTACTATCTATACCGATTATTGCTGCTTATCCCTTTATGACGCACTTATCAGGAATAAGACTTGGTGTAGCCCTCTATAGTGCAGCAATGATCAAAAGTGTTCTTGCT ATAACTATAATTACGGGCACTTCTCTTCTACAAAACAAAGCAGTG CCACAAGGGCAACGGGGTGCTGCAAACGGAATAGCTACAACGGCCATGTCCTTGTTCAAGGCTGTTGCACCAGCTGGCGCAGGTGTTCT GTTCTCTTGGGCACAAAAGCGACAGCATGCAGCATTTTTTCCAG GTGATCAGATGGTGTTTCTTTTACTGAACCTGACTGAGGTCATTGGACTCATGTTGACCTTCAAACCTTTCTTGGCGGTTCCTCAACAATACAAATAG
- the LOC127755380 gene encoding uncharacterized protein LOC127755380, with translation MYKVHFYIYKDKFVYKEGRNMKTILSYFVFFLVILQISHRLVAGQNYEFQSGINHGFVNSRKNLYKHAIPRILTELGELASREDSTTADNNVDLTPKHQSLTASKMETIHVRAKAHINPDEELTTEDYPRPRPNHPSIALSNEEFTTEDYPRPRPNHPGVTLSNEQFTTEDYPRPRPNHP, from the exons ATGTACAAGGTACACTTTTACATCTACAAAGACAAGTTTGTATACAAAGAAGGCAGGAATATGAAGACAATCTTGAGCTACTTCGTTTTCTTTTTAGTCATACTACAAATTTCCCATCGTTTGGTAGCTGGTCAGAATTATGAATTTCAATCAG GGATAAATCATGGATTtgtgaactcaagaaagaatcTTTACAAGCATGCTATACCAAGAATTTTGACGGAACTCGGTGAATTAGCATCAAGAGAAGATTCCACTACTGCGGACAACAATGTTGATCTCACCCCAAAGCATCAAAGCTTGACTGCAAGCAAAATGGAGACAATCCATGTTAGGGCAAAGGCACATATAAACCCCGACGAGGAGCTCACTACCGAGGATTATCCCCGTCCGCGCCCAAACCATCCTAGTATAGCACTATCTAATGAAGAATTCACTACCGAGGACTATCCTCGTCCCCGTCCAAACCACCCTGGTGTAACACTGTCCAATGAACAATTCACTACCGAGGATTATCCCCGCCCTCGTCCGAACCATCCATAG